One part of the Diadema setosum chromosome 22, eeDiaSeto1, whole genome shotgun sequence genome encodes these proteins:
- the LOC140245016 gene encoding uncharacterized protein encodes MAKAAGKKGKSDYIQPSSMSQETQPSPLALLAATCSKIGTPAEGQGGAANQGQTVTVIGAPGALAGQSQGQTLIPTSILNASAQQLQSIGVPVQIAGAAAANQGTPLFVDLSNNVVNAVAAANTSTKTSNNANSASLNQQTVQQPSQILTSAGARNIQYNIVPQIHIDAEGNLITTQVATPVSVNQAQGQNQNIVRTTGTASSSTSQTSTVHGNNVTQLTLPPGLGQIIQNGQILQAVAQPPAQQRIVLGSQTVTLQLAPNSVVSNANSQDQAVVTPVYNIISSTPQQSGTENIAQQIHIQPDQNVNIISNNGTVQPGSNSSGSGQATFLQVAGKPGQFFLQQPQQTGQVQQIQLSGLQQQTQQTTNVQPAQLRQSGKVVASVMPQQVQQQQQQQQTSTTRIVSQQPAPAVQQPQIIQIHQPIQAQNQAGATIQPAQIAVQQQPGYFTIQPQALTLQTPVNVANNTAGAVQTITLPIQTQGNQLQTGNITIPQSTLQTIQQLSGGQTVIQNPIFLKTPNVQTVQLQHGGASVTTSQPSNGQLQQQQVISSDVTSGTNNTIAGLPNYNLSNALGVHLAPLSPGPGTASSVSTVNTGSTVVTANQQQQQQQQQQLTQISTKVEKPQQQQQQQQQWPSVIQADQVTNGATFLASVATQDLQVDSGTRGRDQTKKVRRLACTCPNCKDGEGRNSEKGGKKQHICHIEDCGKIYGKTSHLRAHLRWHTGERPFVCDWLFCGKRFTRSDELQRHRRTHTGEKKFSCNTCGKRFMRSDHLAKHRKTHNKKAGLGKGQQGAGEAPLQVDLQDGQDEEYGDEGEDQNMESIVDASRGPVMAQDRLQRHEVMGGHETVYVVQ; translated from the exons CTCAG GAAACCCAGCCATCCCCTCTCGCTCTACTCGCTGCTACGTGTAGCAAGATTGGAACACCTGCTGAAGGGCAAGGGGGAGCGGCAAACCAGGGACAAACTGTGACCGTCATTGGAGCCCCAGGGGCCCTCGCAGGACAGTCTCAGGGCCAGACCTTGATTCCAACTAGCATTCTAAATGCTAGTGCCCAACAACTTCAAAGCATTGGTGTACCCGTGCAGATCGCAGGAGCAGCTGCAGCTAACCAAGGGACACCCCTTTTCGTCGATTTAAGTAACAATGTAGTGAACGCCGTCGCTGCTGCAAACACGTCAACAAAAACGAGCAACAACGCCAACAGCGCTAGCTTGAACCAACAAACGGTACAACAACCCAGCCAGATTTTGACCAGCGCGGGCGCCCGAAATATTCAATATAACATCGTTCCCCAAATACACATAGACGCCGAAGGCAACTTGATAACTACACAGGTTGCTACGCCGGTGAGTGTGAATCAGGCACAAGGTCAAAATCAAAACATCGTAAGAACAACTGGGACTGCTAGTTCTTCTACGTCACAGACATCCACTGTTCATGGCAACAACGTAACACAGTTAACTTTGCCTCCAGGCTTGGGACAGATTATTCAAAATGGGCAAATCCTTCAAGCTGTTGCTCAACCTCCAGCGCAACAGCGAATTGTTCTTGGTTCACAGACGGTCACCTTACAACTTGCTCCAAACTCTGTTGTATCAAATGCAAACTCTCAAGATCAAGCAGTGGTTACCCCAGTGTACAACATCATCAGTTCAACACCGCAACAAAGTGGCACAGAAAATATTGCACAGCAGATACACATTCAGCCAGACCAAAATGTCAATATCATCTCTAACAATGGAACTGTACAGCCGGGGAGTAATTCTTCAGGCAGTGGCCAGGCAACATTTTTGCAGGTTGCTGGCAAACCAGGGCAGTTCTTCCttcaacaaccacaacaaactGGTCAAGTCCAGCAAATACAACTCAGTGGCCTACAACAGCAAACACAGCAGACAACAAATGTGCAACCAGCGCAACTTAGGCAAAGTGGCAAAGTGGTGGCATCAGTCATGCCCCAGCAGGtccagcagcaacagcagcaacaacagacTTCTACAACCCGCATTGTTAGCCAACAACCTGCACCTGCTGTCCAGCAACCacaaatcattcaaattcatcaacCAATCCAAGCTCAAAACCAGGCAGGTGCAACAATTCAACCAGCCCAAATAGCTGTCCAACAACAACCAGGATACTTCACCATACAGCCACAGGCACTAACTTTGCAGACTCCCGTCAATGTAGCTAACAACACTGCTGGTGCTGTTCAGACAATAACACTGCCAATTCAAACACAAGGGAACCAGCTACAAACTGGCAACATCACAATTCCCCAAAGCACGCTCCAAACAATCCAGCAACTGAGTGGTGGGCAAACAGTCATTCAGAATCCAATTTTCCTTAAGACCCCAAATGTCCAGACGGTTCAGCTGCAACATGGTGGGGCATCCGTCACCACCTCACAACCATCAAATGGGCAGTTGCAGCAACAGCAGGTTATTTCAAGTGATGTGACTTCTGGAACAAACAACACAATAGCGGGGCTGCCGAATTACAATTTGTCCAATGCCCTAGGTGTGCACTTGGCTCCCCTTAGTCCAGGACCTGGCACTGCCAGCAGTGTGTCAACAGTGAACACTGGAAGCACGGTGGTAACAG CAAaccagcaacagcagcagcagcagcagcagcagttgACACAGATTTCCACCAAGGTGGAGAaaccacagcaacaacaacaacagcagcagcagtggCCAAGTGTCATCCAAGCTGACCAGGTTACCAACGGGGCCACCTTCTTGGCCAGTGTAGCCACACAGGACCTGCAGGTGGACAGTGGAACCCGTGGCAGGGATCAGACCAAGAAAGTGCGACGACTGGCATGCACGTGCCCCAACTGCAAGGATGGAGAGGGCCG AAATTCTGAGAAAGGTGGCAAGAAACAGCACATCTGTCATATAGAAGACTGTGGCAAGATCTATGGCAAGACATCTCATTTGCGAGCTCACTTACGTTGGCACACGGGAGAGAGGCCCTTCGTCTGTGACTGGCTGTTCTGTGGGAAGCGATTCACGCGATCAGACGAACTGCAGCGACACAGGAGAACGCACACAG GTGAAAAGAAGTTTAGCTGTAATACCTGTGGCAAGCGGTTCATGCGTAGTGACCATCTTGCTAAACACCGGAAGACACACAACAAGAAGGCAGGACTGGGCAAGGGCCAACAGGGGGCAGGGGAAGCGCCCTTGCAGGTGGACTTACAAGACGGTCAGGATGAGGAGTATGGAGATGAGGGTGAAGATCAGAACATGGAGAGCATCGTTGATGCCTCCAGGGGGCCTGTGATGGCTCAGGATAGGTTGCAAAGACATGAGGTCATGGGAGGTCATGAAACAGTCTATGTTGTTCAGTGA